GGCCCAAAGCTAAGATATAGACAAAGACAAAGGCATCACCCAAGCGGATATTCCCCGCGAGCAGTCCCGGCAGCATCATGGCTGCCATAATGCTGGTCACCAGATACACAATGGGTGCCGCCAGAAAAATCCAGCTGGTGTATTTCGTCACAATCACCGGCTTATGCCACCATTTCCAGAGGTCAAAGTACTCCTGAAAGATACTGGCCCCCTGCCGCTTCTGCAAAGTTGCTTTCGTCTTATTGACAATCCCGGCAATCAGGGGAGCGCAGACAAGCAGACAGAGTGCCTGCACGGCGGCATTATAAAAACCAATCGCCATCTCACATACCTCCCCAAATCAACACGATGACCATAGCAATCATGGTATAACCAATATAGAGGCGCACACTGCCCTGCTGAACAATCCGCAGGGTATCGGCAGCCTTTATCATGATGTGCTGTACCGGACGATAGAGTCTGTCCGTAAACTGGTCAGGAATCAGCAGATTATAATGAAGCTTCCGGCCAAAATAAGCGTGCTCCCGCTGCAGGAAAACGCGCTCCCGGCGGGGCTTCAAGATAAAGTCAAAGGCTCGGCGCAAGGGCTTGGAAAAACCAGTCGCCGTATACTGCTGGCGGCGGGTCGGTTCCGTACCGCAGTTCCAGGTCACATCCTGGCGCACGATGACTTTCTTGCCGCTGATGGTCAGCGCAAGAATAGCAAACAGCCAAAGAGCAGCAATCAAAATCAGCCAGGGACTAAAGACCGCTTCCGACTGGCCGCCATTCCACCAGAGGCCCATAAAGTTACCGGCAGGAATAGCCAGAGGACTGTCCACCAAAATCTGACGCATGGTATTAACCAGCGGTGCCGGCATGATGCCCGCCGCCAGAATGACCAGCGCTTCCATGCCCATGCCCAGAAGCATCGTAAAGGGCATTTCATGGGCTTTGAGCACCAGATTGGAACGGCGGCGGCCCAAGAAGGTCACGCCGTAAAGCCGCACAAAGCAGCCCAGAGCCAATGCGCCCGTAAGCCCCAGCAAAATAAAGGCAAAGATAACAAGCAGGCGCAGTTCCGGCGTGCCGGATTCGAAGGCCAGTGTCATCATGCCCTGCAGGGTCAGCCACTCACCGACCAGACCTGCCGTAAAGGGCAGCGAGGCCAAGGACATGGAACCAATCAACGTGAAGGCTGCCGTCCAGGGCATCTTCTTCATAAGACCGCCCAGAAGCTCCACATTGCGGGTGCCCGTAGCGTGCATGACGGCACCGGCACTCATAAAGAGCAGGCACTTCATTAAGCTGTGGGCAAAGGAATGAACCAATACAGCCGTAAAAGCTGCCAGCGAAAGATACGGCTTATCCATAGCCACGAGCAGCATACCGCAGCCGAAGGCCGCAAAGATAATGCCCATGTTTTCTACAGAAGAATAAGCCAGAATCCGCTTCATATCCTTTTCCATGGAAGCGTAGAGCACACCAAGGAAAGCAGAAACCAAACCTACCACCATGACAATCAGGCCATAGGCAAAGACATCCGCGCCGATAAATTCAAAGACGAAACGGCCAAAACCATAAACGGCCACCTTGAGCATCACACCACTCATGAGCGCCGACACATGGGACGGCGCAGCCGGATGTGCATTAGGCAGCCAAACATGCAGCGGCATCAGGCCCGACTTCAGCGCAAAGCCCAGGAAAGCACAGCCAAAGGCGATATGCCGGAGCACCGGCGGCAGCTGGCTATGTGCCAAATCAGCAAAGGCGAAGCTTTCGGCCCCGCTGCCCAAAAGATAGAAGGCGACAAGAATAGCTGCCGTGCCCAGATGGGTCATGACCATGTACTGATATGCGGCATGCACCACCTGCTTCTTCTCGCTCTCGTGGTTCACGAGCAGGAAGGACACCAACGCCATGACTTCCCAAGCCAGAATAAAGGTAAAGGCATCGCCAGCCAGCACCACCATGACCATCGAACCCAAAAAGAGATTCCAAAGTCCGGACAGCTGACGGATGCGGGCACCTAAGTATCCCCGGCCATAGCCCATACCATAGATGCTGACGGCCGTGCCGGACAGACCGATAATCAGCAGAAAGGCTGCCGCCCAACCGTCAACGGCCAACGAATAGCGGCCCAGCTGCCAGACAGCTGCACCTCCCATGCCCCCCAGCGTCAGCAAGGATTGGCACAACACCACAAGGCTGGCGATACTTGCCAGCCCCATGGACACATAATGGGCAGCCAATTCCAGCCGCTTCGGCCAAATCAGCGCCAGCGTTCCGAGGCCATAAAGGCCCAACGCCCCCACAAAAGATTCCATACGTTCCTCCTATAATTTATGATTGCTTTAATTAATATAGTAACCTTGACATTATACCCCAAAGATTCTGCACTGAAAAGGGCTCCTATAAAAAAAGTGATTGACCAGTCATTTGACCGGTCAATCACCATTATTCTGCCTCGTTCTGCATTGCTTTTATTCCCTGCTGGAACTCCTCCATGCTCAGGGTAAAATAATCCAGTTCCTGCAAAATCCCATAAACTTCCTGCTGGGATTTTGCCGCGTCCAACTTTGCTTCCAGAGATTCCTCCGTCAGCGCATGAAAAAGCATATGTTTGATTTCTTCAATATCCATTATACAGCCGCCTTACTCTTTACTTCGTCATCCTCCGTGAGCCGCGCCGCGTACTCCGGCTGGTCCTCGAAGATAATGGTGGGTGCCAGATAGAAACCATTGAAGCGGGTAGCGCTGACGCTGGTATAAGAACCCATTTCCGTCACGAGCACCTTGTCGCCGATTTTGAGCTCCGGCGCCATAAAGTCGCGATAGAGCACATCGATACCATCGCAGCTGGGACCGCCAAAGGTCGAAGGCTTCTTGGTGCCCTTGCCAAAGCAATGCAAGGGGTACGTCCAGTGGTCGTACATAATGCCTGAGAAGCAGCCGTAGATGCCTTCATCCAAAATATACCAGGGCTGCGGGCCACGGGTCTTGGTACCGATAACAGAGGTCACAAGGTTCACCGCCGTACCGCACATATAGCGTCCCGGCTCCGTCCAAACAGCCGTATTTGGGAACAGGCGGTCAATCTGCTTGTTGATGGCTTCCATCATGGCCGCCAAATCCACATTCAGCCCCTTGGCATCGGGAACGGGGAAACCGCCACCGATATCCAAATCCGTCAGGTGCATGCCCATCGC
The Selenomonas ruminantium AC2024 DNA segment above includes these coding regions:
- a CDS encoding proton-conducting transporter membrane subunit, producing MESFVGALGLYGLGTLALIWPKRLELAAHYVSMGLASIASLVVLCQSLLTLGGMGGAAVWQLGRYSLAVDGWAAAFLLIIGLSGTAVSIYGMGYGRGYLGARIRQLSGLWNLFLGSMVMVVLAGDAFTFILAWEVMALVSFLLVNHESEKKQVVHAAYQYMVMTHLGTAAILVAFYLLGSGAESFAFADLAHSQLPPVLRHIAFGCAFLGFALKSGLMPLHVWLPNAHPAAPSHVSALMSGVMLKVAVYGFGRFVFEFIGADVFAYGLIVMVVGLVSAFLGVLYASMEKDMKRILAYSSVENMGIIFAAFGCGMLLVAMDKPYLSLAAFTAVLVHSFAHSLMKCLLFMSAGAVMHATGTRNVELLGGLMKKMPWTAAFTLIGSMSLASLPFTAGLVGEWLTLQGMMTLAFESGTPELRLLVIFAFILLGLTGALALGCFVRLYGVTFLGRRRSNLVLKAHEMPFTMLLGMGMEALVILAAGIMPAPLVNTMRQILVDSPLAIPAGNFMGLWWNGGQSEAVFSPWLILIAALWLFAILALTISGKKVIVRQDVTWNCGTEPTRRQQYTATGFSKPLRRAFDFILKPRRERVFLQREHAYFGRKLHYNLLIPDQFTDRLYRPVQHIMIKAADTLRIVQQGSVRLYIGYTMIAMVIVLIWGGM